The DNA region CGTACATAATACTCTTATTACCGGACGGTGTACGCCCGGGTATGGCAGACAAACCGACCTCCGGTGAAATTTTCGGAGTCCCGTACAACTTCGAGCGACCGAGTTTCGGCCGAATGCTCTCGTCGTACTGGCAACCCGGTAAAGGAATGCTCGTCGAGAAGCCCTTCGGCGTCGGCTACACGCTCAACCTGGCCAACTGGCGGTCCTGGATCGTCGTCCTCATCACGGGCGCGTTGCTCTGGCAGGAACAGTCGCCGTCGTCGGACTCGGACTCTGATTCGGACTCGGCGATCGATCCGGTCGAAGTGATCGTCGACGACGAGAGCGACGACTGAGCGGTCTCCAGTAGCACTTTTCGACCGTTTCCGTTCGCCTGAGTTGCGGGTTCGAGCATCAGCCATGACGCTCGAACCTCGACCCTCGGACCTCAACCCTCGAACCGCGCGCTTGGAACCTTAAGTCTCTCTCCCCGGATTTCGAATTCGAATTCGACGACCTCGTGCGCCTGTTCTCTCCTTTCTCTTCCCCGGCGCGCGTCGACTCAGGCCTCGAGCGCGCGGTCGCAAACCCAGCCCTCGGCACCGAACTTCCGCTCGGCCAGGTCGGCCGCGGCCTCGAGTTCCCCGTCCCGCCACTCGCCCTCTTCGGCGTCACACCACTCTCCGAGCGCGCTGGCGAGACAGTCGACGGCCTCCTCGCGGTCGATTCCCGCCTGCTCGCGGATGCTCGTGACGCGGTCTGTAAACGTTTGCGGCTCGATGTCCGCGGCAAAGACGCCGACGTGAGTTTCGGGCTCGAGGTCGAAGCTCAGCGAGCCATGCTGGATGACGACGTCGCGCTGGCGGTACTGGGCGTTGCCACTGATCTTCTTCGTCTCGGACTCGCTCGCAGGGGCCACTACGTCGTGAGCAGGGTGAATGTCCCGGAGGTAACACGAGGGGCGGTAGATGGCCTCCTGTTTCGCCCCCGCGAAGTCGGCGTCGACGCCCATCCGCGAGAACGCCTCCAGGATGGGTTCACAGAACATGGCGTAACAGTCCATCAGGTCGCCGGGGACTTCCGCGGCCGGGGCGACGATGGTGTAGGAGATGTCCGCGACGGAATCGTGGTAGATGCCGCCACCGCCGGTCTGGCGTCGGGTGACGTCAACCCCGTGCTCTTCGCAAAAGTCCCAGTCGACGGTGTCGGGTTCTTGCTGGTAGCCCAGCGAGAGCGTGCTGGGCTCCCAGTCGTAGACCCGAACGGTGCGCAGGTCGTCCTCGAGCGCCGTCTGCGCGGCGATTTCCTCGAGGGACATCTGGGTCGCTCCGTCCCTGGGGTCGTCCTTGATCAGGCGCCACTCGCGGTCGGCGAGGTCGGTCATACCCGTGTGCTCGTCGGCCACCGAGAAATGGATTCCGACGTGCGGGCACCGTCGACGGTCGACCATCGACGAATCCTCACACAAGCATCTGATTTAGACTCGTCTAAAAATAGGGTTCAGTAGTAACTACTTTATAGTTCGTGGGTGCTACGTCACGACAATGAGCGAGCGATCACGGTCGACAGACGGACGCTCGATATCCCGCCGTCAGGCACTCGCGAGCGGCGCTGGCGTCCTCGTCGCCGGAAGCGCGGGCTGTCTCGCGGGCGTCAGAGGAAGTCCGTCGGGGAGCGAGGACGGATCGCCGGTCGTCGCGGCGTCGTTTTTCAGCTTCTACGATTTCGGACGCAAGGTAGCCGAGAACACGCCTGTCCAGCTGACAAACCTGGTTCCGACGGGCCTCCACGGTCACGGCTGGGAGCCCGATGCGAGCATCACGCGCGACATCATCGAAGCGGACGCGTTCATCCACGTCGGCGCCAACTTCCAGCCCTGGGCCGACCGGGCGATTCAGACCCTTGAGGACGACGGGGTCGACACGGCCTTGATCAACGCCCGCGAGGGCGTCGAACTGGTCTCGCTGGCGGCCAGCCTGGACCCGGAAGAGGAGGGCGTCGGCGACGGACGAGGTAAAGATCCACACTTCTGGCTCGATCCACAGCGTGCGAAGCGCTCCGTCGACAACATCGCCAACGGCCTGATCGAGGTCGCGCCCGACCACGAAGAGACTCTTCGCGAGAACGCCGAGGCGTACAAGGCGGACGTCCTGGACCGGATCGACGCGGATTACGAACGAATCTTCGAGACGGCCTCGCAGGACGTGGTCCAGCTCGCGGCTCACAACGCCTTTCAGTACGTCGGCGTTCGCTACGGCGTCGAGATGCGCCCGCTGGTCACGAACCTCGCCGCGAGCGGGAACGTGGCGCCGAGCGACATCGTCGCGGCCAAGGAGACCATCGAGGAGAACGACATCGAGTACATCGGCGCCGCGGTCTTCGAGACGCGCAAGCCGGCCGAACAGTTGCTCGCAGAGACGCCCGTCGAGGCCTACTTCCCCGTGACGCCGTACGCCGGCGTCTACGAGGAGTGGGTCGATGCGGGCTGGGGCTACGAGGAGATCGCGTACAACATCAACATGCCCACGTTCAGCGTCGTCCTCGGCAACGAATCGCCGGACGAGGCCGGACCGGACGGCTGGGCTGACGAATGGCGAAACTTCGAGTGAGACACATGCGAACTACAGCTAATCAGGAGGCGCAGACGAACTCCGCCGACCCAAGTACGCCCGTCATCGAACTGTCCGAGGTCGACTTCGGGTACACGTCCACCCCGGTCGTCGAGGACGTCTCGCTTCGTGTCGACCCCGGCGAGTACGTCGCCGTCGTCGGCCCGAACGGCTCCGGAAAGTCGACGCTCATGCGACTCGCACTCGGCTTGCTCCGACCGGACCGGGGCACCGCACGGCTGTTCGACCAACCCGCCCACCGATTCGACGACGGCGCTCGAGTCGGCTACGTCGCCCAGCGGGCGAGCGCCTCGACGGAGATGCCGATCACGGTTCGCGAGGTCGTGAAGATGGGCCGGTTTCCGCACGTTCGCTTCGGCCGACTCGACGAGGCGGACTGGGCAATCGTCGACCGTGCCCTCGAGACGGTCGGGATGCACGCGTTCGCCGGCCGGCGGATCACGAACCTCTCCGGGGGTCAGCGTCAGCGGGCGTTCATCGCGCGGGCGCTCGCGGGCGAAGCGGACCTGCTCGTCCTGGACGAGCCGACCGTCGGCGTTGACGCCGAATCGGTCGAGGCGTTCTACGAACTGCTCGAGTCGCTCAACGACTCGGGAATCACCGTCCTCCTGATCGAACACGACCTGGGCGCGGTGACCGCTCACGCCGATCGGATCGTCTGTCTCAACCGCGAGGTGTACTTCGACGGGACGGCGGACGCGTTCGTCGAGAGCGACGCGCTCGGCCGAGCGTTCGGGGCGGCAGCGGCCATCGTGGGTGACCGCCGATGAGCCGGTCGCTCGTCGGCCTGCTTGGGTCGAGCCCTCTCGACCCGCTGCAATCGGGGCCCGTCGACGTCGCCCTCGAGCCGCTGTACTGGCTGCTCGAGGCGTGGTACTGGCTCCTGTCCCAGCTGTACTACGTGACGCGTCTCGAGATGATCCACCCCGAGTACGCGTTCATGCACCGGGCGATCCTGGTGGGGCTCTGCATCGGCGTGATGGCCCCGCTCATCGGCACCTTCCTGGTCCACCGCCAGCTCGCGCTCATCGGCGACGCCCTCGCACACACTGCGTTTGCGGGCGTCGCGGTCGGGCTGTTCATCAACGCGACCCTGTCATTCTCGGTGTCGCCGTACCTGACGGCAATCGTCATCGCGGTGATCGCCGCGTTGCTGATCGAACTCATCTCGGAGTACACCGACGCCTACAACGACGTCTCGATGGCGATCGTCCTCTCGACGGGGTTCGCCCTCGGGACGGTGCTCATCAGCCTCAACGCGGGTGGGCTCACCGTGTCGATCGACCAGTACCTCTTCGGGAACCTCTCGACGGTGTCGGCCGAAAACACGGTCTTGCTGCTGGTGCTGTTCGCCGTCGTCGTCGGTACGGTCGCGCTCACCCGCAATCAACTGTTGTACGTCACCTTCGACGAAGTGGCCGCCGAGGTCGCGGGGATTCCCGTGCGTTGGTACAATCGGGTGATGGTGATGCTCACTGCGCTGGTCGTCGTTGGCGCGATGCAAATCATGGGCGTCATCCTCGTGGCAGCGATGCTGGTCGTCCCCGTCGCCGGCGCCTCGCAGGTCGCGCGAAGTTTTTCACAGGCGCTACTGACGTCGGTCGTCCTCGCCGAACTCGCCGTCGTCGTCGGCGTCGGGGTCGCGTATTACGCCGAGGCGACCGCCGGCGGCGTCGTTGTGCTGGTCGCCGTCGCCATCTACGTCGGTTGCGTCGGCCTCGGCAAGTTCTTCGCCGGAAGCCACCGTGAGGAGTCGGCGCCAGACGTCGACGCGATCGACGGCGACGGGACTCCCCTCGAGTGACGACTCGATCGCTGAACCTCGAACGCTCCCAGGTGGGCCACCCCGAACGGTTTCGCCCGGTCGCTCGACCACTATAGGTTTATACACCTGGCTCTAGGTCTTGGCGTAATGGAATCGCCAGGTTCGGCTCCGAACTGCACTCGAGCGGACGTCCAACGCGTGTTCTCGAAACTCGAGGACCCTTCGACGCCGATTTCGGCCGCCGAAGTCGCCGACGAGCTGGAGTGCTCCCTGGAGTCTGCCCGTCGAACCCTGTCGAAACTCGTCGAACGAGGCACGCTCCGGACGAAGCAAATCAACGAGTCGGCTCGCGTCTGGTGGCGCTCGAGCGACGCTGAGCGTCCCGATGGGCGAACGGATCGAGAGGAGTTCAGCGCTTTCGTCACCGCCGTCGAGGATTACGCCATCTTCATGCTCGACCCCGACGGCACCGTCGCCAGCTGGAACGACGGGGCGGAACGGATCAAGGGCTACGACGAAGCCGACATCGTCGGCGAGCACTTCTCCACGTTCTACACCGACGACGACACTGCCGCCGGCGTTCCCGAGCGAAATCTCGAGCGGGCGGCCGCCGCGGGCCGCGTCGAGGACGAGGGCTGGCGCGTTCGCGAGGACGGCTCCCTCTTCTGGGCCAACGTGACTATTACGGCACTCCACGACGACGAGGGGACGTTTCGTGGATTCACCAAGGTCACTCGCGACATGACCGAGCGTCGGGAATACGAACAGCAACTCCGCCGGGAACGGGACTTCACCGCCCAGGTGCTCGAGACCGTCCCGGTCGGGATTCTCGTAAGCACGCCCGACGGCGACCTCACTCGGGCGAACAGACGAGTCCTGGACTGGCTTGGCGCCGAGGCGTCGTCGTTCACCGACCACGACCACGACCGCGAGACGTGGGACGTCTACGATGCCGACGGCGAGCAGATCCCGTTCGAGGACTGGCCATTGATGCAGGTCGTCGAAACCGGCGAGCCAGTTTTCGGCTACCAGTGCCAGATCGACTCGCCGGCACGCGGTCGGCAGTGGGTCTCGATCAACGCCGCACCGATCGACGACGACGGCGACGACGAACGAGTCGTCTTCTCTGTCGAGGACGTCACCGAACAGCACGAACGCCAACAGCAACTCCGTCGCGAATCCGAACAGACCGAGCAACTCCTGCGGACGGCGCCGATCCCCATCGCCGTCTGGAACGCCGACGGGGAGACGGTGATGGCGAACCGGCGGGCCCAGGAAACCCTCGACGTTTCCGAACAGGAGTTTCTCGAAGATCCCGACGGCGCCGACCAGTGGGGACTCTACGATCCCAATGGGAACCCGCTCGACTCGAGCGAAACGCCGTCCGCGCGCACTGCGGCGACCGGCGAACCGGTCCGCAACGACGAAGTCGTCGTCGAAACGCCTGACGGCGATCGCATCCACCTGCACGTGAACGCCGCGCCGGTGCTAGATCCCGACGGAAACGTCGAACGAATCATCGTCGCCAGCGAGGACATCACCGACCTCAAGGACCGGGAACACCAGCTGGAGCGGCGGAAGTCGGAACTCGAGACCGAACTGAGCGAAATCCTCGGTCGAATCACCGACGCGTTCTACGCGCTCGACGACGAGTGGCGGTTCACGCACGTCAACGAGCGCGCGGAGGAGTTAATCGACTTCGAGGACCAGGGACTCGTCGGCGAGCACGTCTGGGAGGTCTTCGACTGGGTCGAGAACACGCAACTCCGCGAGGAGTACGAGCGGGCGATGGAGACGCAGGAACCGACTTCGTTCGAGTTCTACTATCCCGACCCGCTGGACGCGTGGCTGGACATACACGTCTACCCGTCGGAAACGGGCCTCTCGGTCTACTTCCGAGACGTCACCGAACGGAAGGAACGCGAGCGCCAGCTCGAGGAGTCCGAACGGCGCTACCGCACGCTCGTCGAACACTTCCCGAACGGCGCCGTCGCGCTCGTCGACGAGCACCTCCGCTACCAGACGATCGGCGGCACGCCGCTCGACGGGGCGGACGTCGCGGTCGGGTCCGGATTCGACGAACCGATCCAGGACGTCCTCCCGGCGCCACTCGAGGACGAACTCGTGCCACGATACGAGGCCGCGCTCGAGGGGGAGTCCAGCTCGTTCGAAATCGAACTCGGCGAGCAGGTCTACCAGCTCCAGACGGTTCCGATTCGCGACGACAGCGGGGAGGTCTTCGCCGCCCTCGGTATGTCCCAGGACATCACCGAGCGGCGAACGTACGAGCGAAAACTCGAGGCGTCGAACGAGCGCCTTGAGCAGTTCGCCTACGCCGCCAGCCACGACCTCCAGGAACCCCTGCGGATGGTCTCGAGTTACCTGCAGTTGATCGAGCGCCGGTACGGCGACGCTTTCGACGAAGACGGCGAGGAATTCCTGGAATTCGCCGTCGACGGAGCCGAGCGCATGCGCGAGATGATCGACGGACTCCTCGAGTACTCCCGGGTGGAAACCCAGGGGAACGCGTTCGAGCCCGTCGACCTCGAGACGGTGCTCTCGGACGCACAGGCCGACCTCCGATTCCCGATCCAGGAAAGTGGGGCCGACGTCACGGCGGACTCACTTCCTCGCGTCGAGGGAGATCCGACCCAGTTGCGCCAGGTGTTCCAGAACCTGCTGAGCAACGCGATCGAGTACAGCGGCGACGAATCGCCCCGTGTGCACGTGACTGCCAAGCGAGCCGGTGACGTCTGGGAGGTGTCGGTTCGAGACGAGGGAATCGGTATGGATCCCGACGACACCGACCGGGTCTTCGAGGTGTTCCAGCGCCTCCACAGTCAGGAGGAACACGCGGGAACGGGGATCGGGCTCGCGCTCTGCCAACGGATCGTCGAGCGCCACGGCGGGACGATCCGGGCCGACTCGGAGCCGGGCGTCGGGACGACCTTTACCTTTACGCTCCCGGCGGCGGTCGGCGCTGACCAGGACTGAACGGGCGTCGTCGCTCTCGCAACGGGGTCTTTTCTCGCAACGAGAGTTTTTCTCTCGCGATGAAACCTCTCTCCCGCAACGGAACCTCTTTTCGGCGACGAATCCCGGTGATCAGCCGTTCGATCGAATTGTCGTTCCCGCTCACTGAGCTACGGCCTTGTCGGTCCACACGGCTCTTGAGCCTCGAGAGCCGGTAACCTGGGCGCTCCTCCGCGAGTCGCTCGACGAGCCACGACTACCGAGGATTCGGAATTTCATACAGTTACATACGGTTTATCAGGTGGCACCCGAACCGCTCGAGCGGTTGTGAGCACTTTTACGTCCACGGCGGCTACGGCGCCCATGGTGCGGAACGTCGCCGAGCTGTTGGCGGAACTCGAGTCCGAGGACTTCTATCTCCTCTCGGGAATCGAGCAGGGAATGCGCTTCTCGGAGTGGGTCCAGCGCGAGAAGCTATCGAACTTCTCGGGACTCACCCCTGAAGAGGTGGACTACCGCCTCGAGCGCTGTCTCAAGCGCGGGCTAGTAGAGAAGAAGACGATCCAGTACGAGGGGTACACCCTCCAGTTCGAGGGCTACGACGCCCTCGCCCTTCGTGCACTCGTCGAGCGCGATACGATCTCGGAGTTCGGCGCCCCGCTGGGCGTCGGCAAGGAGAGCGACGTCTACGAGGTCAAATCCTACAAGCCGCTAGCCCTGAAGTACCACCGAGAGGGCTATACCAACTTCCGGGAGGTCAACCGCGAGCGCGATTACACCTCGGAAAATCAGCACGTGTCCTGGCTCTACACCGCCCGGAAAGCGGCTGAACGGGAGTTTGACGCCCTCGAGACGCTGTACCCCGACGTCTCGGTGCCTCAGCCGATCGACCAGAACCGACACGCCATCGTGATGGAGAAGATGCCAGGGGTGGAACTCTCGCGAACCCGATTCGAGGACGACCAGGTGCTGGGAGTGCTGGAGTTACTCTTGCGAGAACTCTCATGCGCGTACGAGGAGGGGTACGTCCACGCGGACATGAGCGAGTACAACGTGTTCGTCGCCGAGGAGGGGGTGACGATCTTCGACTGGCCGCAGGCGGTGCCGACCGATCACGAACACGCTCGCGAGTTCCTGGATCGCGACCTCACGAATCTGGTGGGGTACTTCCGGCGGAAATATCCGTCAGTCGTGCCTGAGGACCTCGAGAGCGACGCGATTGCTGCTGAGATCGCCACCGGAGAGTTCGACTCATTGTCGGCGTAGGATGTGATACACCCTATGGTGCTATAGGTAATCTGCCCATCGCTCGAAGTATCGCCGTCGCAGACGCTGCGTGAATGCTCTTCAACCCCCTTCGAGTCCGAAACCGCCTACTCGAGTTCTGCTGCCGCTTCTCGAAACAGGCCGTCCAGGATCTCAGGCGTGGTCGGATGGTACGCCCGGTCCGGAATCTCTCGCACGTCGAGGCCCATCTCGACGATCACCTGCATCGTCTTGGCCATCACGTCGGCGTGGAGGTGCAGTCCCTGGTAGCCGAGCACGGTCCCGTCGCGGGCGCTGACGACCAGCGTGGCGACGCCCTCCGGGTGGTTCTTGGTTTTGAAGACGCCGTCGTCGGACGCCTCCCTCGAGACCACGACTGCGTCCATCGACGAATCCGCGGCCGTGTCTGGGGTGTGGCCGACGCGGGCCACCGGGTAGGTGCTCAGGCCCGAGAAGATGACGTGGTGGGGGACGTTCGCGTAGGGCTCGAGGTCGTCGCCTCGAGCGTGGCGCAGGACGTTCTTTCCGGCGGCGAAGCCCTGTTCCTTGGCGACGTGGAGAATCGGCTCGCGGCCGTTGGCGTCTCCGACGACGAACGTGCGCTCGTCGTCTGCGGCCTGCATCGTCGGCTCGACCCAGCCCTGCTCCGGTTCCAGGGGTGTGTGCTCGAGCCCGAGGCCGTCGACGTTCGGGCGGCGGCCGGTGAATACGTAGAGCTGATCGGCCTCCAGGACCTCCCTGGTGCCGTTGCGATCGACCGTGAGCCGAACGCCGCCGTCGGCCGTTGGCTCGAGGCGCTTCTCGTCAGTGTTTGTCAGAATCTCGACGTCGAACTGCTCCCGGTAGACGTCGAGGATCGTGTCGCCGTAGGCGTCCTCGAACTCCTCCAGCGGGCGGTCGTCGTGTTCGATCACGGTGAGGTCGACGCCGCCGACCTCGCTGAGGTAGGGGGCAAGCTCGAGGCCGATGTAGCCAAAGCCCATCACGATCCCCGAGTCTGGGAACGACGTCGCGTCGAGCACGTCCGCGCTCGAGCAGTAGTCGACGTCCTCGATACCGGGCGTATCGGGAACGTTGAGCGTCGAGCCAGTCGCGATCACGACGTAGTCGGGATCGATCGTGCGGTCGCCGACGGCGAGGGTGCGGTCGTCGACGAACCTGGCACGCTCGTGGAGGAACTCGACGCCGTCGCGGTCGGCGAGGTCGTGGACGCGATCCCGTCGATGTTCGGCGAATCCGTGGACGTGCTCGTCCTTCTGGGCGACGACCGCCTCGAGATCGACCGCGGGCGTCCCCTCGAGTCGACCGTCGTGGCGCGCCTGGTAGCGGTGCTGGGCGGCCGAGAGGACGTCCTTCGAGGGCATGCAACCCCGGAGAATGCAGAGGCCGCCGCCCGGGTCGTCGTCGTCGATCAGGGTCAGTTCGAGGTCGGTTTCCGATTCCGCGGCGCGCTCAAGCAACTCGTCGGTGGCGGCGACACCTGCGCTCCCGTAGGCGCCGACAATCGCGACGTGGAGACTGTCCATATCGGTGAAACGGTGGCTTCCCCAATAGGCGTTGGTGCGGTCGTGCGTGGACAACTCACTGGCGACAGGAGAAGGCGTTTCGAGAACGAACGTGACGACGAGTCTAGCGTCGGAGCCTGGCTGCGACACCGGTCCCGAGGAGTCCGAGCAGCGCGGCGAGAGCCCCGAATCCGGGGAGACCGTCGCTTTCGGTGCTCGAGCCAGTGCCGTCGTCGCTACTGCCCTCGTCGGCACCCGAGCCATCGATCGACGCGGTTCGCTCCGAGAAGTGGTTGAACGCGACGAAGACGGTCGCCTTGGCGTCCGCCTCGGCGTGCTGGCTCACCATGTACGCGGAGCCCTCGCCGCCGATCGCGCTCTCGAGTTCGGACTGGGAGGAC from Natronosalvus rutilus includes:
- a CDS encoding DUF5808 domain-containing protein yields the protein MADKPTSGEIFGVPYNFERPSFGRMLSSYWQPGKGMLVEKPFGVGYTLNLANWRSWIVVLITGALLWQEQSPSSDSDSDSDSAIDPVEVIVDDESDD
- a CDS encoding lipoate--protein ligase family protein, with protein sequence MTDLADREWRLIKDDPRDGATQMSLEEIAAQTALEDDLRTVRVYDWEPSTLSLGYQQEPDTVDWDFCEEHGVDVTRRQTGGGGIYHDSVADISYTIVAPAAEVPGDLMDCYAMFCEPILEAFSRMGVDADFAGAKQEAIYRPSCYLRDIHPAHDVVAPASESETKKISGNAQYRQRDVVIQHGSLSFDLEPETHVGVFAADIEPQTFTDRVTSIREQAGIDREEAVDCLASALGEWCDAEEGEWRDGELEAAADLAERKFGAEGWVCDRALEA
- a CDS encoding metal ABC transporter substrate-binding protein, yielding MSERSRSTDGRSISRRQALASGAGVLVAGSAGCLAGVRGSPSGSEDGSPVVAASFFSFYDFGRKVAENTPVQLTNLVPTGLHGHGWEPDASITRDIIEADAFIHVGANFQPWADRAIQTLEDDGVDTALINAREGVELVSLAASLDPEEEGVGDGRGKDPHFWLDPQRAKRSVDNIANGLIEVAPDHEETLRENAEAYKADVLDRIDADYERIFETASQDVVQLAAHNAFQYVGVRYGVEMRPLVTNLAASGNVAPSDIVAAKETIEENDIEYIGAAVFETRKPAEQLLAETPVEAYFPVTPYAGVYEEWVDAGWGYEEIAYNINMPTFSVVLGNESPDEAGPDGWADEWRNFE
- a CDS encoding metal ABC transporter ATP-binding protein; translated protein: MRTTANQEAQTNSADPSTPVIELSEVDFGYTSTPVVEDVSLRVDPGEYVAVVGPNGSGKSTLMRLALGLLRPDRGTARLFDQPAHRFDDGARVGYVAQRASASTEMPITVREVVKMGRFPHVRFGRLDEADWAIVDRALETVGMHAFAGRRITNLSGGQRQRAFIARALAGEADLLVLDEPTVGVDAESVEAFYELLESLNDSGITVLLIEHDLGAVTAHADRIVCLNREVYFDGTADAFVESDALGRAFGAAAAIVGDRR
- a CDS encoding metal ABC transporter permease, with protein sequence MSRSLVGLLGSSPLDPLQSGPVDVALEPLYWLLEAWYWLLSQLYYVTRLEMIHPEYAFMHRAILVGLCIGVMAPLIGTFLVHRQLALIGDALAHTAFAGVAVGLFINATLSFSVSPYLTAIVIAVIAALLIELISEYTDAYNDVSMAIVLSTGFALGTVLISLNAGGLTVSIDQYLFGNLSTVSAENTVLLLVLFAVVVGTVALTRNQLLYVTFDEVAAEVAGIPVRWYNRVMVMLTALVVVGAMQIMGVILVAAMLVVPVAGASQVARSFSQALLTSVVLAELAVVVGVGVAYYAEATAGGVVVLVAVAIYVGCVGLGKFFAGSHREESAPDVDAIDGDGTPLE
- a CDS encoding PAS domain-containing protein → MESPGSAPNCTRADVQRVFSKLEDPSTPISAAEVADELECSLESARRTLSKLVERGTLRTKQINESARVWWRSSDAERPDGRTDREEFSAFVTAVEDYAIFMLDPDGTVASWNDGAERIKGYDEADIVGEHFSTFYTDDDTAAGVPERNLERAAAAGRVEDEGWRVREDGSLFWANVTITALHDDEGTFRGFTKVTRDMTERREYEQQLRRERDFTAQVLETVPVGILVSTPDGDLTRANRRVLDWLGAEASSFTDHDHDRETWDVYDADGEQIPFEDWPLMQVVETGEPVFGYQCQIDSPARGRQWVSINAAPIDDDGDDERVVFSVEDVTEQHERQQQLRRESEQTEQLLRTAPIPIAVWNADGETVMANRRAQETLDVSEQEFLEDPDGADQWGLYDPNGNPLDSSETPSARTAATGEPVRNDEVVVETPDGDRIHLHVNAAPVLDPDGNVERIIVASEDITDLKDREHQLERRKSELETELSEILGRITDAFYALDDEWRFTHVNERAEELIDFEDQGLVGEHVWEVFDWVENTQLREEYERAMETQEPTSFEFYYPDPLDAWLDIHVYPSETGLSVYFRDVTERKERERQLEESERRYRTLVEHFPNGAVALVDEHLRYQTIGGTPLDGADVAVGSGFDEPIQDVLPAPLEDELVPRYEAALEGESSSFEIELGEQVYQLQTVPIRDDSGEVFAALGMSQDITERRTYERKLEASNERLEQFAYAASHDLQEPLRMVSSYLQLIERRYGDAFDEDGEEFLEFAVDGAERMREMIDGLLEYSRVETQGNAFEPVDLETVLSDAQADLRFPIQESGADVTADSLPRVEGDPTQLRQVFQNLLSNAIEYSGDESPRVHVTAKRAGDVWEVSVRDEGIGMDPDDTDRVFEVFQRLHSQEEHAGTGIGLALCQRIVERHGGTIRADSEPGVGTTFTFTLPAAVGADQD
- a CDS encoding serine/threonine-protein kinase RIO2 produces the protein MVRNVAELLAELESEDFYLLSGIEQGMRFSEWVQREKLSNFSGLTPEEVDYRLERCLKRGLVEKKTIQYEGYTLQFEGYDALALRALVERDTISEFGAPLGVGKESDVYEVKSYKPLALKYHREGYTNFREVNRERDYTSENQHVSWLYTARKAAEREFDALETLYPDVSVPQPIDQNRHAIVMEKMPGVELSRTRFEDDQVLGVLELLLRELSCAYEEGYVHADMSEYNVFVAEEGVTIFDWPQAVPTDHEHAREFLDRDLTNLVGYFRRKYPSVVPEDLESDAIAAEIATGEFDSLSA
- a CDS encoding dihydrolipoyl dehydrogenase family protein; the protein is MDSLHVAIVGAYGSAGVAATDELLERAAESETDLELTLIDDDDPGGGLCILRGCMPSKDVLSAAQHRYQARHDGRLEGTPAVDLEAVVAQKDEHVHGFAEHRRDRVHDLADRDGVEFLHERARFVDDRTLAVGDRTIDPDYVVIATGSTLNVPDTPGIEDVDYCSSADVLDATSFPDSGIVMGFGYIGLELAPYLSEVGGVDLTVIEHDDRPLEEFEDAYGDTILDVYREQFDVEILTNTDEKRLEPTADGGVRLTVDRNGTREVLEADQLYVFTGRRPNVDGLGLEHTPLEPEQGWVEPTMQAADDERTFVVGDANGREPILHVAKEQGFAAGKNVLRHARGDDLEPYANVPHHVIFSGLSTYPVARVGHTPDTAADSSMDAVVVSREASDDGVFKTKNHPEGVATLVVSARDGTVLGYQGLHLHADVMAKTMQVIVEMGLDVREIPDRAYHPTTPEILDGLFREAAAELE